GACGAGCTCGCCGCGGCGCACGGCGGATGCGGCTTCACGCAGACCCGTCTTGCGGTCCGTAGCGTCGTTGCAGTCGTATCGCCGGGCCATCAGCGGGCCTCCTCAAGCAGCGGGGTGGTGACGTCGTCCGGGAGCGGGGTCGCGCTGATCACGGCATGGCCTTGCGGGCGGTCGCGAAGCGCGGACGGTTGTTCAGGTCGGGGTGGTCGGCGGCATCGGCCCAGCCCCGTTCCTCGGCGAAGATCCACGGGACCTGGCCGCCCTGGGTGTCGGCGTGCTCGATGACGACGATGCCGCCGGGCCGCAGCAGCCGGTGGGCGGTGCGCTCGATGCCCCGGATGGTGTCCAGGCCGTCCTCGCCGGAGAACAGCGCCATCTCGGGGTCGTGGTCACGGGCTTCGGGGGCGACGTACTCCCACTCCGTGAGCGGGATGTACGGCGGGTTGGAGATCACGAGGTCGACCTGGCCGTCCAGCTCGGGCAGCGCGCTGAGCGCGTCGCCCTGGTGGACGGTGACCCGTGAGCCCTCGGCGTTTTTACGGGTCCACCGCAGGGCTTCCTCGGACAGCTCTACCGCGTGGACGCGCGAGCGCGGCACCTCCTGCGCCATGGCCAGCGCGATGGCACCGGAGCCCGTGCAGAGGTCGACGATCAGCGGCTCGACCACGTCCATGGCCCGGACGGCGTGTATGGCCCAGTCCACGACCGACTCGGTCTCGGGCCGGGGCACGAAGACCCCGGGCCCCACCTGGAGCTCCAGGTAGCGGAAGAAGGCGCGCCCGGT
This Streptomyces sp. NBC_00539 DNA region includes the following protein-coding sequences:
- the prmC gene encoding peptide chain release factor N(5)-glutamine methyltransferase; amino-acid sequence: MNLLLAEVAQATQRLAAAGVPSPRFDAEELAAFVHGVKRGELHHVKDADFDARYWEAVARREAREPLQHITGRAFFRYLELQVGPGVFVPRPETESVVDWAIHAVRAMDVVEPLIVDLCTGSGAIALAMAQEVPRSRVHAVELSEEALRWTRKNAEGSRVTVHQGDALSALPELDGQVDLVISNPPYIPLTEWEYVAPEARDHDPEMALFSGEDGLDTIRGIERTAHRLLRPGGIVVIEHADTQGGQVPWIFAEERGWADAADHPDLNNRPRFATARKAMP